Proteins co-encoded in one Cupriavidus nantongensis genomic window:
- the can gene encoding carbonate dehydratase, with amino-acid sequence MNDAIAQLFRNNREWVDRVNAEDPAFFTRLANQQAPEYLWIGCSDSRVPANQILGLAPGEVFVHRNIANVIAHSDLNALSVIQFAVEVLKVRHITVVGHYGCGGVKVALKRERIGLADNWLRHVRDVADKHESYLGTILREEDAHTRLCELNVIEQVNNVCQTTVIQDAWARGQEITVHGWIYGVSDGLLRDLGMAASNNDELHEQLAAAYRQYGEPPQASIR; translated from the coding sequence ATGAATGACGCCATTGCCCAGCTGTTCCGCAACAACCGCGAGTGGGTCGACCGCGTCAATGCGGAAGATCCGGCCTTCTTCACCCGCCTGGCCAACCAGCAGGCGCCGGAGTACCTGTGGATCGGCTGCTCCGATTCGCGCGTGCCGGCCAACCAGATCCTGGGGCTGGCCCCGGGCGAGGTGTTCGTCCACCGCAATATCGCCAACGTGATCGCGCACAGCGACCTGAACGCGCTGTCGGTGATCCAGTTCGCGGTCGAAGTGCTCAAGGTGCGCCATATCACCGTGGTCGGCCACTATGGCTGCGGCGGCGTCAAGGTCGCGCTCAAGCGCGAGCGCATCGGCCTGGCCGACAACTGGCTGCGCCATGTGCGCGACGTGGCCGACAAGCATGAGTCCTACCTCGGCACCATCCTGCGCGAGGAAGACGCGCATACCAGGCTGTGCGAGCTCAACGTGATCGAGCAGGTCAACAACGTCTGCCAGACCACCGTGATCCAGGACGCCTGGGCCCGCGGCCAGGAGATCACCGTGCACGGCTGGATCTACGGCGTGTCCGACGGCCTGCTGCGCGACCTCGGCATGGCCGCCAGCAACAACGACGAGCTGCACGAGCAGCTGGCCGCGGCCTACCGCCAGTACGGCGAGCCGCCGCAGGCGTCGATCCGCTGA
- a CDS encoding acetyl-CoA C-acetyltransferase — translation MEEIVIVSAARTPMAAFQGEFANVTAPQLGAVAIRAAVERGGLKPEQVEEVVFGCVLPAGQGQAPARQAALGAGLPLGTGCTTVNKMCGSGMRAAMTVYDGLVAGSFDIAVAGGMESMTNAPYLIPKGRGGYRIGHGMIYDHMMLDGLEDAYDKGRAMGTFGEDCAAKYGFTRQQQDEFAIESVRRAQQATENGDFRWEIAPVTVSGKGGDTVIDTDEGPRRIKLDKIPSLKPAFAKDGTITAASSSSINDGAAALVMMRASTAKALGLQPIARMLGHTTHAQAPGWFTTAPVEAIAKLYRKLDWNTDSVDLFEINEAFAVVPMAAMNDLKIPRDKVNIHGGACALGHPIGASGARIMTTLIGALRKTGGKRGVASLCIGGGEATAVGIEIL, via the coding sequence ATGGAAGAGATCGTCATCGTTTCAGCCGCCCGCACGCCGATGGCTGCGTTCCAGGGCGAATTCGCCAACGTCACCGCGCCGCAGCTCGGCGCCGTGGCCATCCGCGCCGCGGTCGAGCGCGGCGGGCTCAAGCCCGAGCAGGTAGAGGAAGTGGTGTTCGGCTGCGTGCTGCCCGCCGGCCAGGGCCAGGCCCCGGCACGGCAGGCCGCGCTCGGCGCGGGCCTGCCGCTGGGCACGGGCTGCACCACGGTCAACAAGATGTGCGGCTCGGGCATGCGCGCGGCCATGACCGTCTATGACGGCCTGGTCGCCGGTTCGTTCGACATTGCCGTCGCCGGCGGCATGGAGAGCATGACCAATGCGCCGTACCTGATCCCGAAGGGCCGCGGCGGCTACCGCATCGGCCACGGCATGATCTACGACCACATGATGCTGGACGGCCTGGAAGACGCATACGACAAGGGCCGCGCCATGGGCACCTTCGGCGAGGACTGCGCGGCCAAGTACGGCTTCACGCGCCAGCAGCAGGACGAGTTCGCGATCGAAAGCGTGCGCCGCGCGCAGCAGGCCACCGAGAACGGCGACTTCCGCTGGGAGATCGCGCCGGTGACGGTGTCGGGCAAGGGCGGCGACACCGTGATCGACACCGACGAAGGCCCGCGCCGCATCAAGCTCGACAAGATCCCGTCGCTCAAGCCGGCGTTTGCCAAGGACGGCACCATCACCGCGGCCTCGTCGTCGTCGATCAACGACGGCGCCGCGGCGCTGGTGATGATGCGCGCCTCGACCGCGAAGGCGCTGGGCCTGCAGCCGATCGCGCGCATGCTGGGCCACACCACCCATGCGCAGGCACCGGGCTGGTTCACCACCGCGCCGGTCGAGGCCATCGCCAAGCTGTACCGCAAGCTCGACTGGAACACCGACAGCGTCGACCTGTTCGAGATCAACGAGGCCTTCGCCGTGGTGCCGATGGCGGCGATGAACGACCTCAAGATCCCGCGCGACAAGGTCAATATCCACGGCGGCGCCTGCGCGCTGGGCCACCCGATCGGCGCCTCGGGCGCACGCATCATGACCACGCTGATCGGCGCGCTGCGCAAGACCGGCGGCAAGCGGGGCGTGGCAAGCCTGTGTATCGGCGGCGGCGAGGCGACGGCGGTGGGGATCGAGATCCTGTAA
- a CDS encoding SDR family oxidoreductase: MPTALILGASRGIGLEFVRQYRADGWRVIAAARTPEGVGALEALGAEAHQADLSDAGAVAGLGWKLDGEALDVAVYNAGVMGPRTESAQPVTPPEFDRVMHVNVLGPMMALPLLLPYVEAGQSGHGGVLAVLSSRMGSIGAMEHSTSWLYRVSKAGANAALRAVALDARHATCVALHPGWVKTDMGGQEADLTVQQSVKGMRQVLASVKRRDNGTFHNYDGTPIPW; the protein is encoded by the coding sequence TTGCCAACCGCCCTCATCCTCGGTGCCTCGCGCGGCATCGGCCTTGAATTCGTGCGCCAGTACCGTGCCGACGGCTGGCGCGTCATCGCGGCGGCGCGCACGCCCGAAGGCGTCGGTGCGCTGGAGGCGCTCGGCGCCGAGGCGCACCAGGCCGACCTGTCCGATGCCGGCGCGGTCGCGGGCCTGGGCTGGAAGCTCGATGGCGAGGCGCTCGACGTGGCGGTCTACAACGCCGGCGTGATGGGGCCGCGCACCGAGAGCGCGCAGCCGGTCACGCCGCCGGAGTTCGACCGTGTCATGCATGTCAACGTGCTGGGCCCGATGATGGCGCTGCCGTTGCTGCTGCCCTATGTCGAGGCCGGGCAGTCCGGCCATGGCGGCGTGCTGGCGGTGCTGTCGTCGCGCATGGGCAGCATCGGCGCGATGGAGCACAGCACCAGCTGGCTGTACCGCGTCAGCAAGGCGGGCGCCAACGCGGCGCTGCGCGCGGTGGCGCTGGATGCGCGCCATGCCACCTGCGTCGCGCTGCATCCGGGCTGGGTCAAGACCGACATGGGCGGCCAGGAAGCCGACCTGACCGTGCAGCAGAGCGTCAAGGGCATGCGCCAGGTGCTGGCCAGCGTCAAGCGCCGCGACAACGGCACCTTCCACAACTACGACGGCACGCCCATCCCCTGGTAA
- a CDS encoding acyl-CoA dehydrogenase family protein, which translates to MLLTPEQEMIRDAVRQFAQEVIAPQAAQWDRDKTFPKDVHRELAALGAYGVAVPEQYGGAGLDYLSLALILEEIAAGDGGTSTVISVNNCPVCSMLMSFASEAQKQQWLVPLARGEMLGAFCLTEPHVGSDASALRTTAVRDGDHYVLNGVKQFITSGQNADVAIVLAVTDKAAGKRGISAFIVPTSTPGYVVARLEDKLGQHSSDTAQILFEDCRVPAANLLGDEGGGYKMALSGLEGGRIGIASQSIGMARAAFEAALAYAKERESFGQPLFQHQAVQFRLAEMATRIDVARQMVWHAAALRDAGRPCLKEAAMAKLFASEMAERVCSDAIQVFGGYGYVSDFPVERIYRDVRVCQIYEGTSDIQKILIARALA; encoded by the coding sequence ATGCTGCTGACCCCCGAACAGGAAATGATCCGCGACGCCGTGCGCCAGTTCGCGCAGGAAGTGATCGCGCCGCAGGCCGCGCAGTGGGACCGCGACAAGACCTTCCCCAAGGATGTGCATCGCGAGCTGGCGGCGCTGGGCGCGTATGGCGTGGCGGTGCCGGAGCAGTATGGCGGCGCCGGCCTCGATTACCTGTCGCTGGCGCTGATCCTGGAAGAGATTGCGGCCGGCGACGGCGGCACTTCCACCGTCATCAGCGTCAACAACTGCCCGGTGTGCAGCATGCTGATGTCGTTCGCGAGCGAGGCGCAGAAGCAGCAGTGGCTGGTGCCGCTGGCGCGCGGCGAGATGCTGGGCGCGTTCTGCCTGACCGAGCCGCACGTCGGTTCCGATGCCTCGGCGCTGCGCACCACGGCGGTCCGCGACGGCGACCATTACGTGCTCAACGGCGTCAAGCAGTTCATCACCAGCGGGCAGAACGCCGACGTCGCGATCGTGCTGGCGGTAACCGACAAGGCCGCCGGCAAGCGCGGCATCAGCGCCTTCATCGTGCCGACCTCGACCCCGGGCTACGTGGTGGCGCGGCTCGAGGACAAGCTCGGCCAGCATTCGTCGGACACCGCGCAGATCCTGTTCGAGGACTGCCGCGTGCCGGCCGCCAACCTGCTCGGCGACGAGGGCGGCGGCTACAAGATGGCGCTGTCGGGGCTGGAGGGAGGCCGCATCGGCATTGCCTCGCAGAGCATCGGCATGGCGCGCGCCGCGTTTGAAGCGGCGCTTGCGTATGCGAAGGAACGCGAGAGTTTCGGCCAGCCGCTGTTCCAGCACCAGGCGGTGCAGTTCCGCCTGGCCGAGATGGCCACGCGCATCGACGTCGCGCGCCAGATGGTGTGGCACGCCGCCGCGCTGCGCGATGCCGGGCGCCCGTGCCTGAAGGAGGCGGCGATGGCCAAGCTGTTCGCCAGCGAGATGGCCGAGCGCGTCTGTTCCGATGCGATCCAGGTGTTCGGCGGCTACGGCTACGTCAGCGACTTCCCGGTCGAGCGCATCTACCGCGACGTGCGCGTGTGCCAGATCTACGAGGGCACCAGCGACATCCAGAAGATCCTGATCGCGCGCGCGCTGGCCTAG
- a CDS encoding 2-hydroxychromene-2-carboxylate isomerase — translation MTAAIDFYFDFSSPYGYFASTRIDDLAQKYGRNVAWHPILLGVVFKTTGASPLPQLPLKGDYSWRDFERTARFHGIEYKRPTHFPLPTTHAARAMLWLQNHHGDDLAAAFARSVYRALFVDDINIAEPAEIMKLAEPLGVDVQALDAGATSYQIKDQLKAEIEVAMAKGVFGSPFVIVDGEPFWGFDRFDQIEAHLKSRRQTELRAVPNPDTKEKKPA, via the coding sequence ATGACCGCAGCGATCGACTTCTACTTCGATTTCTCTTCGCCGTACGGCTATTTCGCCAGCACCCGTATCGACGACCTGGCGCAGAAGTACGGGCGCAACGTCGCCTGGCATCCGATCCTGCTGGGGGTGGTGTTCAAGACCACCGGCGCGTCGCCGCTGCCGCAGCTGCCGCTCAAGGGCGACTACAGCTGGCGCGACTTCGAGCGCACCGCGCGCTTCCACGGCATCGAATACAAGCGCCCCACGCATTTCCCGCTGCCGACCACGCATGCCGCGCGCGCCATGCTGTGGCTGCAGAACCATCACGGCGACGACCTGGCCGCGGCCTTCGCCCGCTCGGTGTATCGCGCGCTGTTCGTCGACGACATCAACATTGCCGAACCGGCCGAGATCATGAAGCTGGCCGAGCCGCTGGGCGTGGACGTGCAGGCGCTCGACGCCGGAGCCACCAGCTACCAGATCAAGGACCAGCTCAAGGCCGAGATCGAGGTGGCGATGGCCAAGGGCGTGTTCGGCTCGCCCTTCGTCATCGTCGACGGCGAGCCGTTCTGGGGCTTCGACCGCTTCGACCAGATCGAGGCCCACCTGAAGAGCCGCCGCCAGACCGAACTCAGGGCCGTGCCAAACCCCGACACCAAGGAAAAGAAACCCGCATGA
- a CDS encoding HAD family hydrolase, which translates to MTAATPGHSGRFDCVIFDCDGVLVDSEPIVNRVLNQMLNELGIEISLEDSTRLFLGRAVREELDMIERMRGAPLPENWLSTWLARRNAVLEEEVAAVAHVRDAIRAVAATGMPVCVASGADRVKVKLQLTKTGLVELFQQDEREHIFSATEVARSKPAPDVYLLAARTMGVEPARCAVVEDSPTGVTAGVAAGMTVFGYAARNDAAQLREAGARIIFTDMRELPELVG; encoded by the coding sequence ATGACTGCAGCAACCCCTGGCCATTCCGGCCGCTTCGATTGTGTGATCTTCGATTGCGACGGCGTGCTCGTCGACAGCGAGCCCATCGTCAACCGCGTGCTCAACCAGATGCTGAACGAGCTCGGCATCGAGATCTCGCTGGAAGACTCGACGCGCCTGTTCCTGGGCCGCGCGGTGCGCGAAGAACTGGACATGATCGAACGCATGCGCGGCGCGCCGCTGCCCGAGAACTGGCTGTCGACGTGGCTGGCGCGCCGCAATGCGGTGCTGGAAGAAGAGGTCGCGGCGGTGGCGCATGTGCGCGACGCCATCCGCGCGGTCGCCGCCACCGGCATGCCGGTGTGCGTGGCGTCGGGCGCGGACCGTGTCAAGGTCAAGCTGCAGCTGACCAAGACCGGGCTGGTCGAGCTGTTCCAGCAGGATGAACGCGAACATATCTTCTCGGCCACCGAAGTGGCGCGCAGCAAGCCGGCGCCGGACGTGTACCTGCTGGCCGCGCGCACCATGGGCGTCGAGCCCGCGCGCTGCGCCGTGGTCGAAGACAGCCCGACCGGCGTGACCGCGGGCGTGGCGGCCGGCATGACGGTGTTCGGCTACGCCGCGCGCAACGATGCCGCGCAGCTGCGCGAGGCCGGTGCGCGCATCATCTTCACCGATATGCGCGAGCTGCCGGAGCTGGTGGGATGA
- a CDS encoding YchJ family protein: protein MTGARAAKAPQRLPKAGPVPCPCGSADYDACCGRFHRGEALPPNAEALMRSRYSAYVLNDIDWLRQTWHASTCPADLVPDTATRWLGLAVKAHAQQDDTHAEVEFVARYKVGGRAWRLHERSRFVCEARAPGEAPRWLYVDGDIIGETP from the coding sequence ATGACGGGCGCAAGGGCGGCCAAGGCCCCGCAGCGCCTGCCCAAGGCCGGCCCGGTGCCGTGCCCTTGCGGCAGCGCTGACTATGACGCCTGCTGCGGCCGCTTTCACCGCGGCGAGGCGCTGCCGCCCAATGCCGAGGCGCTGATGCGCTCGCGCTACAGCGCCTATGTGCTGAACGACATCGACTGGCTGCGCCAGACCTGGCATGCGTCCACCTGCCCGGCCGACCTGGTACCCGACACCGCAACGCGCTGGCTCGGCCTGGCGGTCAAGGCGCATGCACAGCAGGACGACACGCATGCCGAAGTGGAATTCGTGGCGCGCTACAAGGTAGGCGGGCGCGCCTGGCGGCTGCATGAGCGCAGCCGCTTTGTCTGCGAGGCGCGCGCCCCGGGCGAGGCGCCGCGCTGGCTTTATGTGGATGGCGACATCATCGGGGAGACACCATGA
- a CDS encoding glutathione S-transferase family protein: protein MSTDKQNEPEYLLYCFAQSGNAYKVAQLLETVGVQRGQQLWRARFVDFFNGETRTPEYRAINVMGEVPVLEFGGQRLSQSGAILETLAARLDAYGPRNEAERAEVLRWLLFDNHKFTSYTATYRFMRTFARSPDPAVLEFFRARCEGAWNVLNAHLAGRDFVLGERATIADFSLAGYVFFDDEIGVHWRKEYPHIHAWTERFRALPGWKHPYELMPGHPLPKAAG from the coding sequence ATGAGCACCGACAAGCAGAACGAGCCCGAGTACCTGCTGTATTGCTTTGCCCAGTCCGGCAACGCCTACAAGGTGGCGCAGCTGCTGGAAACCGTCGGCGTGCAGCGCGGCCAGCAGTTGTGGCGGGCCCGCTTTGTCGATTTCTTCAACGGCGAGACCCGCACCCCGGAATACCGCGCGATCAACGTGATGGGCGAGGTGCCGGTGCTGGAGTTCGGCGGCCAGCGCCTGTCGCAGTCCGGCGCCATCCTCGAGACGCTGGCCGCGCGCCTGGATGCGTACGGCCCGCGCAACGAAGCCGAGCGCGCCGAGGTGCTGCGCTGGCTGCTGTTCGACAACCACAAGTTCACCTCGTACACCGCCACCTACCGCTTCATGCGCACCTTCGCCAGGTCGCCCGATCCGGCCGTGCTGGAGTTCTTCCGCGCGCGCTGCGAAGGTGCGTGGAACGTGCTCAACGCACACCTGGCCGGACGCGACTTCGTGCTGGGCGAGCGCGCCACCATCGCCGACTTCTCGCTGGCGGGCTACGTCTTCTTCGATGACGAGATCGGCGTGCACTGGCGCAAGGAATATCCGCATATCCACGCGTGGACCGAGCGCTTCCGCGCCTTGCCGGGCTGGAAGCATCCCTACGAGCTGATGCCCGGGCATCCGTTGCCGAAGGCAGCCGGCTGA
- a CDS encoding carboxyl transferase domain-containing protein → MPTLETRLNARSESFKANAEAMRALVADLKAKIARLAEGGGADARAKHLSRGKLLPRERVQQLLDPGTPFLELSQLAAYGMYDDAAPGAGIITGIGRVAGQECVIVCNDATVKGGTYYPMTVKKHVRAQEIAEENHLPCIYLVDSGGANLPNQDEVFPDRDHFGRIFYNQANLSKRGIPQIAVVMGSCTAGGAYVPAMSDESIIVKNQGTIFLGGPPLVKAATGEEVSAEDLGGADVHTRLSGVADYFAQNDHHALSLARNIVQHLNRRKPDQIRLHEPVEPLYPVEELYGVIPTDTRKPYDVREVIARLVDGSEFDEFKARYGTTLVCGFARIWGYPVGIVANNGILFSESALKGAHFIELCCQRKIPLVFLQNITGFMVGRKYENEGIARNGAKMVTAVATAQVPKFTVIIGGSFGAGNYGMCGRAYSPRFLWMWPNARISVMGGEQAASVLATVRRDGIEAKGGQWSAQEEDAFKQPIRDQYEHQGHPYYASARLWDDGVIDPAQTRTVLGLGLSASLNAPIDEMKFGVFRM, encoded by the coding sequence ATGCCCACGCTCGAAACCAGACTGAACGCCCGCTCCGAATCCTTCAAGGCCAATGCCGAGGCCATGCGCGCGCTGGTGGCCGACCTGAAGGCCAAGATCGCCAGACTGGCCGAAGGCGGCGGCGCCGACGCGCGCGCCAAGCATTTGTCGCGCGGCAAGCTGCTGCCGCGCGAGCGCGTGCAGCAGCTGCTCGATCCCGGCACGCCGTTCCTGGAGCTGTCGCAGCTGGCCGCGTACGGCATGTACGACGATGCCGCGCCCGGCGCCGGCATCATCACCGGCATCGGCCGCGTCGCCGGGCAGGAATGCGTGATCGTCTGCAACGACGCCACCGTCAAGGGCGGCACGTATTACCCGATGACGGTCAAGAAGCATGTGCGCGCGCAGGAGATCGCCGAGGAGAACCACCTGCCGTGCATCTACCTGGTCGACTCGGGCGGCGCCAACCTGCCCAACCAGGACGAGGTCTTCCCCGACCGCGACCACTTCGGCCGCATCTTCTACAACCAGGCCAACCTGTCCAAGCGCGGCATCCCGCAGATCGCGGTGGTGATGGGCTCGTGCACCGCGGGCGGCGCCTACGTGCCGGCGATGAGCGACGAGTCGATCATCGTCAAGAACCAGGGCACCATCTTCCTGGGCGGCCCGCCGCTGGTGAAGGCCGCCACCGGCGAGGAAGTCAGCGCGGAAGACCTGGGCGGCGCCGATGTGCATACGCGCCTGTCCGGCGTGGCCGACTACTTCGCGCAGAACGACCACCATGCGCTGAGCCTGGCGCGCAATATCGTGCAGCACCTGAACCGGCGCAAGCCGGACCAGATCCGGCTGCACGAGCCGGTCGAGCCGCTGTACCCGGTGGAAGAACTGTATGGCGTGATCCCGACCGACACGCGCAAGCCGTACGACGTGCGCGAGGTCATCGCACGCCTGGTCGACGGCTCCGAGTTCGACGAGTTCAAGGCGCGCTACGGCACCACGCTGGTCTGCGGCTTCGCGCGCATCTGGGGCTATCCGGTCGGCATCGTCGCCAACAACGGCATCCTGTTCTCGGAGTCGGCGCTGAAGGGCGCGCACTTTATCGAGCTGTGCTGCCAGCGCAAGATCCCGCTGGTGTTCCTGCAGAACATCACCGGCTTCATGGTCGGGCGCAAGTACGAGAACGAGGGCATCGCGCGCAACGGCGCCAAGATGGTGACGGCGGTGGCGACCGCGCAGGTGCCGAAGTTCACGGTGATCATCGGCGGCTCGTTCGGCGCGGGCAACTACGGCATGTGCGGGCGCGCGTATTCGCCGCGCTTCCTGTGGATGTGGCCGAACGCGCGCATCTCGGTGATGGGCGGCGAGCAGGCCGCGAGCGTGCTGGCGACGGTGCGCCGCGATGGCATCGAAGCGAAGGGCGGCCAGTGGAGCGCGCAGGAAGAGGATGCCTTCAAGCAGCCGATCCGCGACCAGTACGAGCACCAGGGCCACCCGTACTACGCCAGCGCGCGGCTGTGGGACGACGGCGTGATCGACCCCGCGCAGACGCGCACGGTGCTGGGGCTGGGCCTGTCGGCCAGCCTCAACGCGCCGATCGACGAGATGAAGTTCGGCGTGTTCCGCATGTAA
- a CDS encoding dienelactone hydrolase family protein, producing the protein MRRTARLIRRLALATVLAVLAPLCGHAQMADGNGQSAARVRFQEQVVMLPKAAIPSRIDLEATVFKPAGAGPFPLVVINHGKAPGRPGMQGRARFPAQSVEFLRRGYVVVLPMRQGFARSGGAYIGGSCDIETNGMMQADDVVATLDYMATQPYVDMDRIVVIGQSHGGLTTMAFSTISYPGVRGVVNFAGGLRNLNCPDWEERLVDAFAAYGSVARYPSLWFYGENDSYWPVPLPGRMFNAFKARASGPAAQARLVDVGEFGADSHRLFSAREGIPVWLPEVGEFFRSLGLPFDPGT; encoded by the coding sequence ATGCGCCGCACCGCCCGCCTGATTCGCCGCCTTGCCCTGGCCACGGTGCTTGCCGTGCTGGCACCGCTGTGCGGCCATGCGCAGATGGCGGACGGCAACGGCCAGTCGGCCGCGCGCGTGCGCTTCCAGGAGCAGGTGGTGATGCTGCCCAAGGCCGCGATCCCGTCGCGCATCGACCTGGAGGCGACGGTGTTCAAGCCGGCCGGCGCCGGGCCGTTCCCGCTGGTGGTGATCAACCACGGCAAGGCGCCGGGCCGGCCAGGCATGCAGGGCCGTGCGCGCTTTCCGGCGCAGAGCGTGGAGTTCCTGCGCCGCGGCTACGTGGTGGTGCTGCCGATGCGGCAGGGCTTCGCGCGCTCGGGCGGCGCCTATATCGGCGGCAGCTGCGACATCGAGACCAACGGCATGATGCAGGCCGATGACGTCGTCGCCACGCTCGACTACATGGCCACGCAGCCCTATGTCGACATGGACCGCATCGTCGTGATCGGCCAGTCGCACGGCGGGCTGACCACCATGGCGTTCAGCACCATCTCCTATCCCGGCGTGCGCGGCGTGGTCAACTTTGCCGGCGGGCTGCGCAACCTGAACTGCCCCGACTGGGAGGAGCGCCTGGTCGATGCCTTCGCCGCCTACGGCAGCGTGGCGCGCTACCCCTCGCTGTGGTTCTATGGCGAGAACGACAGCTACTGGCCGGTGCCGTTGCCCGGCCGCATGTTCAACGCCTTCAAGGCGCGCGCCAGCGGGCCGGCGGCGCAGGCCCGGCTGGTCGACGTGGGCGAGTTCGGCGCCGACTCGCACCGCCTGTTCAGCGCGCGCGAAGGCATTCCGGTGTGGCTGCCGGAGGTGGGCGAGTTCTTCCGCTCGCTGGGGCTGCCCTTCGATCCGGGCACCTGA
- a CDS encoding enoyl-CoA hydratase/isomerase family protein encodes MEFTALTVNIANHVATVTLNRPDVRNAFNETVIAELTGAFRALGDMDEVRAIVLAGNGPAFCAGADLNWMKKMAGYSDDQNRADALTLAQMLHTIWSCPRPVIARIQGDTYAGGMGLVAACDIAVAAEHAHFCLSEARLGLLPATISPYVIRAMGEQAARRYFITAERFDAAEALRLGLLHAVVPAEALDAKVAELTAALVANSPNAVRESKRLVQDIAGRAIDNDLLADTADRIAKIRASEEGREGVKSFLEKRTPSWRPA; translated from the coding sequence ATGGAATTCACTGCCCTGACCGTCAATATCGCCAACCACGTCGCCACCGTCACGCTGAACCGGCCCGACGTGCGCAACGCCTTCAACGAGACCGTGATCGCCGAGCTGACCGGCGCCTTCCGCGCGCTGGGCGACATGGACGAGGTGCGCGCCATCGTGCTGGCCGGCAACGGCCCGGCCTTCTGCGCCGGCGCCGACCTGAACTGGATGAAGAAGATGGCGGGCTACTCCGACGACCAGAACCGAGCCGATGCGCTGACGCTGGCGCAGATGCTGCACACGATCTGGTCATGCCCGCGCCCGGTGATCGCGCGCATCCAGGGCGACACTTATGCCGGTGGCATGGGCCTGGTGGCCGCGTGCGATATCGCGGTCGCGGCCGAGCATGCGCATTTCTGCCTGTCCGAGGCACGCCTGGGGCTGCTGCCCGCCACCATCAGCCCGTACGTGATCCGCGCCATGGGCGAGCAGGCCGCGCGCCGCTACTTCATCACCGCCGAGCGCTTCGACGCGGCCGAGGCGCTGCGACTGGGCCTGCTGCATGCGGTGGTGCCGGCCGAGGCGCTCGACGCCAAGGTCGCCGAACTGACCGCTGCGCTGGTCGCCAACAGCCCCAACGCCGTGCGCGAGAGCAAGCGGCTGGTGCAGGACATCGCCGGACGCGCGATCGACAACGACCTGCTGGCCGATACGGCCGACCGCATCGCCAAGATCCGCGCGTCGGAAGAGGGGCGGGAAGGGGTGAAGTCGTTCCTGGAGAAGCGCACGCCGTCGTGGCGCCCGGCTTGA